One genomic region from Microcystis panniformis FACHB-1757 encodes:
- a CDS encoding ISL3 family transposase: MWINFDQLLDLPNVTVVNYQKIAQTIFLKLALLNETIECPNCHQTLDRINQTEYNLVRDLSILGNPVYLEVPRRQFHCQKCQKYISERLSFMRLRQHHTIRYESMIYERVKNCSIEEISREEGLGWSEVELIFNHCAKELEKEEWEAPERISLDEFSNLKGHKDFITTVVDMDKKILLDVIKGHKQEELMEALKAQPDAVREKVKEVSVDMWSGFTAVIKELFPNAKIIYDRFHVMAIINDELNKLRKLMGVHEKGLPHLLWKNKEDLKDEQKQQLEVILKEHPCLGIAWEMKEEIRQIYQSSRTFRGAERKLEKWIRIGGILYESSARMIQKHLPGICNYFENQTTNGLIEGMNTKIKLIKRMSYGFTNFEHLRLKLFACFNS; encoded by the coding sequence ATGTGGATAAATTTTGATCAACTCCTCGATTTACCAAATGTAACAGTGGTCAATTATCAAAAAATTGCTCAGACAATTTTCCTAAAGCTTGCTCTTTTAAATGAAACAATTGAATGTCCGAATTGCCATCAAACCTTAGACAGAATCAATCAGACAGAGTATAATCTAGTCAGAGACTTGTCAATATTAGGTAATCCAGTATATTTAGAAGTACCACGCCGTCAGTTTCATTGTCAAAAGTGCCAAAAGTATATCAGCGAAAGACTGAGTTTTATGAGATTAAGACAGCATCATACAATTCGCTATGAATCGATGATTTATGAGAGAGTAAAAAATTGTAGCATCGAAGAAATAAGTCGAGAAGAAGGGTTAGGATGGTCAGAAGTTGAGTTAATATTTAATCACTGTGCTAAAGAACTAGAAAAGGAAGAGTGGGAAGCACCAGAACGAATAAGCTTAGATGAATTTAGTAACTTAAAAGGACATAAAGATTTCATCACAACGGTCGTAGATATGGACAAGAAAATTTTACTAGATGTGATTAAAGGACATAAGCAAGAAGAATTAATGGAAGCCTTAAAAGCACAGCCAGACGCAGTTCGGGAGAAAGTGAAAGAAGTGAGCGTCGATATGTGGTCAGGATTTACAGCAGTGATCAAGGAATTATTTCCCAATGCTAAAATCATCTATGACCGTTTTCATGTAATGGCTATCATCAATGACGAGCTTAATAAATTGAGAAAGTTAATGGGGGTGCATGAAAAAGGATTACCTCATTTATTATGGAAGAATAAAGAGGACTTAAAGGACGAGCAAAAACAACAACTAGAAGTTATTCTGAAAGAACATCCATGCTTAGGAATAGCCTGGGAAATGAAAGAAGAAATTAGACAAATTTATCAAAGTAGTAGAACGTTCAGAGGTGCTGAGAGAAAATTGGAAAAATGGATAAGAATAGGCGGGATATTATATGAAAGTAGTGCCAGGATGATCCAGAAGCATTTGCCAGGTATTTGTAATTACTTTGAAAATCAGACAACCAACGGATTAATTGAGGGAATGAATACCAAAATAAAGCTTATTAAAAGAATGAGTTATGGATTTACCAATTTTGAACATCTTCGACTTAAGCTGTTTGCTTGCTTTAATTCATAA